Part of the Fibrobacter sp. UWEL genome, CATCGCGCCCATACGCTTCATTAAATCGTAAACGGCGAGAGTCTTTCCGAAACGAGGCTTTGCATTCCAAAGAAATTCCGCCTTGTCATGAGAATTTCTGTAATCCAAGGCCATTGAAACAGCTTTGTCCTGTTCTTTGCGAAGATTGTATGGGACAATATCTTCCGTTACGTCAATGAGTCCTCGACTAGAACGGAAGTCGTAGAACATGGATTTTGATTCATTTGGCGTAATGAAGAACCATTCATTTCTGTCATCTTTGCTGAAGTATTCATTACCCAAATCCATGGGCTGTTTGACATCTTTTTTGCGCAAGTAGGCGTGAAACAACTTGTCGTTAAAAATTATGCCAGAGCCATCTTCAAACATGGCATTACCTTGCCATTCTAGCTGCGGTTTGATGCCTGCCGTATGGGTTTGCTGATAAATGCGTTCTTCAACGGTTTGCTCTGTATAGCCGATTTTGATATAGCCATCGTGATAAGAAATGCCAGGAGTGGTATAGGCATATATCATGGGGACAACAGGCTTTGTTGTCTTGATATCTGGATTTTGCATTGCCATGTTATTCCATCTCCTTTACGTGGTTTTCGATGAATTCTTTTTCTTTATCATCTAAACCGTATTTGGCATAAAGCTGTTGATCAATATTTGAAATTGATTGGGACCAGTCGATGTCGGAATTGGAAGTGAAGTCTTGGAGGGGGACGTATTTCCACTTGTAAGGAGTCATATCTGGAGTTATTCGAAGAATACTTAACAAGCCTCTTGCGAATTTAGTTTTTATGTATTTTTCAACATTGCTGACTTCTGTAGTGTTTTCAAAAGAGCCAATAGAAATGAATGATTGGGTGTGTCCAGAATTTGGTTCAGCATAAATCATACTTGACAATGCTTCTCCAAATGACCCAGCCCCATTTGCTTTTGAAATAAGTAATTTATGTTTTCCAAAATTGTTTGGGCCATCTACATATTTTTGAGCAATCCATAAAGCAGCTCTTTTCTTATTGTATAGGCCATAGATTTTTACAAATCCCATTTCTTTGGGTTTGTTTTCAAAGAAAATTTTTCCATGTAAGTTGTCTAATGCATTTGTTCTTAAATCAAACGATTCCCCAGCTAATTCAATCCATTCTGGATGTTCACTTTTTAACAATTCTGTATATCGATAGGGAACTGCACCAATGCATATTTCCGATAGAGATGCTTGCTCACTACCGGACCAAACCTTATTCCTGATGGAATTTAGCTCGTTGAATTCAGTAAAAATACCGATTTCACCAAAGTTTTTATTTTCATCTCTTAGGGTAATTGCCACTCCACCTTTGATATCGGTGTTTGGGAAAACAGTTGAAGCATCAGGTTGATAGTCAACAACTTTAAAATGTTTATCGCTTAAGCGTTTTGCATTCCAAGCTTTGGGAGTTTGTCCTGCGTTAAATAAAAATCTTGCGGGCGTAATCATTTCTACACAGCCAGCGATTTTGAAGGCTTCTTCCATAAAACTGTTATAAACAGGAGCTGGTCGACCATTATTTTCGACTTCTTCATGATACGGAGGATTTCCAATTGCAAAATCAAACTTCATTTTTACGACCTCCCTTGATACTTCTATAGGTCAAAGATTTCTGTCTTGTCCAGTCAAAAATTCTGCATTCAATTTCTTCGGAATGGTTTTCATTTTCACCAACTGCAAAATCAAATATGTTTGGATTTTTCTCATCCTTAACGCAGTTACCAAAAGGCACCGTTCCCGTAATGCCATCCATCTGCCAAAAATTCCATACGATAACATTGGCGACTTTTCTAAGCTCAGCATCTGTGGGTTCACGATTCCAACGCTTTTTCATGTAGTCCACAAAAGTCACCAATAGGTTTATACGCGCAATCAGCAGGTTGTCACCTTGGTATTCATATCCATACACACTCTGGAAAGCCCTGTAAGTCCACTTGAGCCAATCTTCTTCATTATCAGTATTTTCATTGACCACTCGCAACTTGCGATCGAGAATTCCAATACGATTTTTTACAGGGATGATTTCTGCGGTCGTGGAGTCATAACGTGAGACGATGTAGGGAGCTTCGCCACAAGTAATTTCAATGCGTTTAGAGTCCACATACTTCTGCCAATCCCCATCGTGAACAAACTTGACCCGTGCCGTTGTGGTTTTCCAGGATTGTCCATCTTCAACATTGAAAACATTTTCTCGGCCAAACCATTCCGCATCGCAATGGTTGTTCATCTTGTTGCAAATCCAGGAAGGTGTAAAGACCTCGGCCTTATCGCGAGTTCGCATGGACTGGGCTTCTAAGGACTTGGCAACTCTTGGCTGAATCAGGTTTGATCCCAAATTCCGTAGCATGGTCGCTGTAATCTGTTCCGTCTTTCCGTAAACAATTCCGCTCTTTGTGGTAATCGTTGAAGCGAATATGATATTCCGGCCCGTTGTCTTATCTTTAACAAGGGCGTTCAGCACTACAGAAACAGGATAGTTGTTTATATCAATAAGCTTCTTCATTTGACTCCGCATTACCCCGTTTATGGAGAAATGAAAAAGTCAAACAGTCCAGCTAGACACAAAAAAAAGGCGTGGAGTCGCTGAAGCAATTACCGCATTCCTAGGCTCGCCAAAGCCTTCGTAGTCAATAACAGCAAACGACCCACGCCCCAATTGGGACGTGAGCAGTTTACCCTATTCTCACTACTTTGAAATTTGGCGATTCAGGAATGGAGACTAGAGCAAATACTCAATAAATCGGGCGCTCAAGAATTTACTCCACAGGCTCTAGGCCATTGGACGCTTTCAAGAGCTATGTAACAGGGAATATAGGATAATTTGGTGGAAATAAATCTTTTTGGACATTTTCGGAGGGCAAAAAATAAGGTTATTTTTGAAGTCAAATGATTGAGTATAAAAAAATACAGGAATTTCTTGAAGAACGAAAACAAATTCCAGAAAACTGGGATGATGGGAACCAAATTTATTGGGATAAATTTTCCAATTATCTAGTCACAGATATCCAGAGCGCAATCAAAGTACTTGAGACAGAATGCACTCCGGAGGATATCTCCTGGATTTGTGAAGTTTTTGACGATGTCGCTCGAAAATCTCAGTCAAAAGAGTTTATCGCAGCAATCCACCGCATCCACGACAAAATGCCAGATGACGTACAAAAAAACATAGAAATTGACATAGAGTACGCCGAAGCTGAAATCATAGACAGAAAGTAAAGGGTGTTTACAAAATAATCGGGCTTCACTTGCTTTTAGTAACACCTATCTGCTCTCTGCTTCTCACAGGTTGCTCTGAAGAGCCATATCGAATAGAGAACTTAGTTTGTTCCGAGGTATGTAGAAAATGACAAATGACTTTTTCAAAATGACAACAGAAGAGAAAATGGCTATTTACGGATGGACCCGTGAGCAGGTTCCCGTTATGGAAGCTCAAATCAGAGAACTCCTGGACAACAAGAACTACATTCCAACCACAAGTAAATGGGACATTTTCCTACACAAGGATGTAAAAATCACAACAAAAAATAATGAAGTGTTCTTTGGGCATGTTAATGAAATCGCAACCCCCGACGACAACGATTTTGAAGAGGAAGGTCTCATCTACACAGGTAAATACGGTCCTTGCACTGAAATTCTAGAGCACGAAATAAAGTCCGTTGAAATTATTGAATCACATGAAAATCAGTAATAAACGCTTCCTGGGTATCCTCATCAAAGACAATTTCCCGCTGT contains:
- a CDS encoding Eco57I restriction-modification methylase domain-containing protein, producing MKFDFAIGNPPYHEEVENNGRPAPVYNSFMEEAFKIAGCVEMITPARFLFNAGQTPKAWNAKRLSDKHFKVVDYQPDASTVFPNTDIKGGVAITLRDENKNFGEIGIFTEFNELNSIRNKVWSGSEQASLSEICIGAVPYRYTELLKSEHPEWIELAGESFDLRTNALDNLHGKIFFENKPKEMGFVKIYGLYNKKRAALWIAQKYVDGPNNFGKHKLLISKANGAGSFGEALSSMIYAEPNSGHTQSFISIGSFENTTEVSNVEKYIKTKFARGLLSILRITPDMTPYKWKYVPLQDFTSNSDIDWSQSISNIDQQLYAKYGLDDKEKEFIENHVKEME
- a CDS encoding restriction endonuclease subunit M — encoded protein: MKKLIDINNYPVSVVLNALVKDKTTGRNIIFASTITTKSGIVYGKTEQITATMLRNLGSNLIQPRVAKSLEAQSMRTRDKAEVFTPSWICNKMNNHCDAEWFGRENVFNVEDGQSWKTTTARVKFVHDGDWQKYVDSKRIEITCGEAPYIVSRYDSTTAEIIPVKNRIGILDRKLRVVNENTDNEEDWLKWTYRAFQSVYGYEYQGDNLLIARINLLVTFVDYMKKRWNREPTDAELRKVANVIVWNFWQMDGITGTVPFGNCVKDEKNPNIFDFAVGENENHSEEIECRIFDWTRQKSLTYRSIKGGRKNEV